The genomic stretch GACCTCGCCAGCCGTGGCGTGGCCGAATATTGCGGGAAAGCCGCGGGCAACGCCGGTATCGACGGTGACCGAGGCGCTCATGCCGGTCCGCAGCGCCATCCTGGCGTCGGGATCGGTCAGTTCCAGGCGCACCGGAATGCGTTGCGTGACCTTGACCCAGTTGCCGGTGGCGTTCTGGGCGGGCAGCAGCGAGAATTCAGCACCCGTTCCCGCACCGATCGCCTTGACCGTCGCCTCGAAGGTCTTGCCCGGATAGGTATCGACGACGATCTCGGCCTTCTGGCCCGGCTTCATGTTGGTGAGCTGGGTTTCCTTGAAATTGGCATCGATCCAGGTGTCGTTGGTCTCGACCAGCGAAAACAGCGGCGTGCCGGAACCGACGAACTGGCCGACCTTGAAGGACGAGGCCTGGGAGACGACGCCATCGGCGGGGGCCTTCACCGTGGTCCGCGCCAGGTCGTAGGCGGCCTTGTCGCGCGCGGCGAGTGCCGCCATCACCGTCGGATGCTTGTCGGTTTCGATGTCGGGGTTGCCGCCGAGCGCGGCCTTGGCGCTGACGATGCCCTGCTGGGCGACGGCGACCTGCTGCTTTGCCTTGTCGAGGTCGTTGCGAGCCTCATCCAGCGACGATTTGGCGTTGATGCCCTTCTGCGCGAGATCGGCGGCGCGGTCATATTGCGACTGCGCGTAGTCGACCTCGCTGCCGGCGGACTTCTCCTGAGCCATCGACTGGCTGTAGGCGGCGCGCAGCTGCTCGACATTGAGGCGCGCGGCGGCAACCGCTGCGTCGGCCTGGGCAAGCGCGATCCGGTAAGGCTCGGGATCGATGGTGAACAGAAGGTCGCCCTGCTTGACCATCTGATGG from Mesorhizobium sp. 113-3-3 encodes the following:
- a CDS encoding HlyD family secretion protein, producing MNAVAKVDENAAKVEMEAPAQPAAAPVAVAPPVEPVLAPKKKRRTGRFFLMLVVPAALVIGGGYVWVTGGRYQETENANLQQAKVSIASDTAGRIVQVAISDHQMVKQGDLLFTIDPEPYRIALAQADAAVAAARLNVEQLRAAYSQSMAQEKSAGSEVDYAQSQYDRAADLAQKGINAKSSLDEARNDLDKAKQQVAVAQQGIVSAKAALGGNPDIETDKHPTVMAALAARDKAAYDLARTTVKAPADGVVSQASSFKVGQFVGSGTPLFSLVETNDTWIDANFKETQLTNMKPGQKAEIVVDTYPGKTFEATVKAIGAGTGAEFSLLPAQNATGNWVKVTQRIPVRLELTDPDARMALRTGMSASVTVDTGVARGFPAIFGHATAGEVAQ